In Solanum pennellii chromosome 7, SPENNV200, the following are encoded in one genomic region:
- the LOC107025716 gene encoding uncharacterized protein LOC107025716, translating into MAYLASENLVENDSAFLMSFLDEPSMEYCDDEKLNFLIQSLEAEIEYPNVRGDCIFDDDNVQDLNFIDNTSLNFYHCDQDNAYTKSVLDDGEDSSEELVDDFSWMDMEMSSSTSPSNNNMIEFQNFITCIPIEEEVYDSLWLQTDLSMVDNISQ; encoded by the coding sequence ATGGCATATTTGGCATCAGAAAACTTAGTAGAAAACGATAGCGCGTTTCTTATGTCATTTCTTGATGAACCTTCGATGGAATATTGCGACGAtgagaaattaaattttttaatccaATCTCTAGAAGCAGAGATTGAATATCCCAATGTTAGAGGGGATTGTATATTTGATGATGATAACGTTCaggatttaaattttattgataatacAAGTTTGAATTTCTATCATTGTGATCAAGATAACGCGTATACTAAATCTGTCCTTGATGACGGCGAAGATAGCTCAGAAGAGctagttgatgattttagttGGATGGATATGGAAATGTCATCTTCAACTAGTCCCAGTAATAACAACAtgattgaatttcaaaattttataacatGTATTCCAATTGAGGAGGAAGTATATGATTCTCTATGGCTACAAACTGACTTGTCAATGGTAGATAATATTAGCCAATAG
- the LOC107025291 gene encoding prostatic spermine-binding protein-like: MTSLFSCLCSGGFEKDGSIRRDWSFPHSPPLDPDLSDVEDDDKYYTYTQKSATHSIALGESTTKVVYPNDDDYDDDDDDIGYISHDEGIYYGENNSVNDSVNGVDRGYESDDADGDGDDGYGSADGGEEDGGDDNYSGEGGSSFRGDGYESA, encoded by the coding sequence ATGACATCCCTTTTCTCTTGTTTATGTAGCGGAGGCTTCGAAAAAGATGGAAGTATAAGGCGTGATTGGAGCTTTCCTCATTCACCTCCACTAGATCCCGATTTATCTGATGTTGAAgatgatgataaatattataCGTACACACAAAAAAGTGCAACACATTCAATTGCTTTAGGAGAGTCCACCACTAAAGTTGTCTATCCAAATGAcgatgattatgatgatgatgatgatgatatcgGATATATTAGTCATGATGAGGGTATTTACTATGGTGAGAATAACTCCGTTAATGATAGTGTTAACGGGGTTGATAGAGGCTATGAGTCTGACGATgctgatggtgatggtgatgatggatATGGTAGTGCTGACGGAGGAGAGGAAGATGGTGGAGACGATAACTATAGTGGAGAAGGTGGGAGTAGTTTCCGCGGTGATGGCTATGAGAGTGCATGA
- the LOC107026028 gene encoding 50S ribosomal protein L4, chloroplastic, translating to MATSSSLSFFSSTIFFSNSNTLHSSKQQHQKQLIFKPKQQQFSIRSEAAVAAATIPILSFDGTEVGSTTLNLKSAPLDTARAVVHRGLTTDLRNQRRGTASTLTRAQVRGGGIKPYPQKKTGRARRGSNRTPLRPGGGVVFGPKPKDWSVKINKKEKRLAISTALSSATQNAIVVEEFDDKFEKPKTKEFIDLMRRWGLDPKEKSLFLMTEVSDNVILSSRNISTLKMLTPRTLNLFDILDSEKLVFTKSAVEFLNERYGNDDDDWEVVDEEEEDGGEVEESAESSE from the exons ATGgctacttcttcttctttatctttcttttcttccaCCATTTTCTTCTCTAACTCCAACACCCTCCACTCCTCAAAGCAGCAGCATCAgaaacaactcattttcaaaCCCAAACAACAACAATTCTCCATCCGTTCAGAGGCCGCCGTCGCCGCCGCCACTATTCCAATTCTGTCCTTTGATGGTACCGAAGTGGGCTCCACCACTCTCAACCTAAAATCCGCCCCTCTTGATACCGCACGCGCCGTCGTTCATCGTGGGCTAACCACTGACCTGCGCAACCAACGTCGCGGTACTGCTTCCACCCTTACCCGAGCCCAAGTAAGGGGTGGTGGTATCAAACCATACCCACAAAAGAAAACGGGTCGAGCTCGACGTGGGTCGAACCGAACTCCTTTACGACCCGGTGGTGGGGTTGTGTTTGGGCCGAAACCTAAGGATTGGTCAGTTAAGAttaacaaaaaggaaaagagacTCGCGATTTCTACTGCGCTTTCGAGTGCTACGCAGAATGCTATTGTTGTGGAAGAGTTTGATGATAAGTTTGAGAAACCGAAGACTAAGGAGTTCATTGATTTGATGAGAAGATGGGGATTGGACCCAAAAGAGAAATCTTTGTTTTTGATGACGGAAGTTTCAGACAATGTGATTCTCTCCAGCAGAAACATTAGCACATTGAAGATGTTGACACCCAGAACTTTGAATCTTTTCGACATATTGGATTCTGAGAAGCTGGTTTTCACTAAATCAGCTGTGGAGTTCTTGAATGAACGATACggaaatgatgatgatgactgGGAGGTGGTGGACGAGGAAGAAGAAGATG GTGGCGAGGTGGAGGAGAGTGCTGAAAGTTCTGAGTAA
- the LOC107025614 gene encoding uncharacterized protein LOC107025614: MANLLAVENWTLIDGCDELSNFDVSQIDGDIVMSLLDDMHGDDHHDDERLTSVIRSLEAEIDQSQSRSTINNVVSELIVRVHDHDSFQDKQKRNYDGDNLQSRNIIGHQYQNKDFVESNDLDFSWMEMEMEMASSYPSGDINLWYLNNNCEQDYKEVAGGISGYSDTIFFEENDYHSLWQEQNV, translated from the coding sequence ATGGCTAATTTGTTAGCTGTTGAGAACTGGACATTGATCGACGGTTGTGATGAATTGAGCAACTTTGACGTGTCACAAATCGACGGTGACATTGTTATGTCTTTACTTGATGACATGCATGGTGATGATCATCACGATGATGAGAGATTAACGAGTGTTATTAGATCTCTTGAAGCTGAAATTGATCAAAGTCAATCTCGTTCTACTATTAATAATGTAGTATCTGAATTGATAGTAAGGGTTCACGATCACGACTCTTTCCAAGACAAGCAAAAGAGAAATTATGATGGTGACAATTTGCAATCGCGGAATATTATTGGTCATCAATATCAAAACAAAGATTTTGTTGAATCAAATGATCTTGATTTTAGTTGGATGGAGATGGAGATGGAGATGGCGTCTTCGTACCCTAGCGGTGACATAAACTTGTGGTACTTGAACAATAATTGTGAACAAGATTACAAGGAGGTTGCTGGTGGGATTTCTGGTTACTCTGATACTATTTtctttgaggaaaatgattatCATTCTTTATGGCAAGAACAAAATGTATAA